From Streptomyces sp. NBC_00690, a single genomic window includes:
- a CDS encoding UbiA prenyltransferase family protein produces the protein MERPAVDIPQTSAAPLRVAAPPTLVTPPTPQTAPARPRRRRLADLLALVRPGQWVKNLAVVPLALLDPRHWTLGSAGRILWALAVFTLASAIVYVVNDLADRDRDRLHPTKRHRPLAAGRIGTRGALALAAVLAGALAAAVLVRPFAEWWPVAVYLLISLGYSQGLKHVPLLDAFIVATGFVLRLAQGCVALGRPVPDWLAICVFSFCLLLSLGKRRHELTAAGLGHRPALRGYTVAFVDHLIVLIAGLTAISYLLFLREDPVFAGASHTTALLSALCAIFGLARYLQVLLVEQGGGNPVRILLRDRATLLNSALWAALIGTALLLEASPA, from the coding sequence GTGGAGAGACCTGCCGTGGACATCCCGCAGACCTCCGCCGCGCCCCTGCGCGTGGCGGCCCCACCCACCCTCGTCACCCCTCCCACGCCCCAGACAGCACCCGCCCGACCGCGCCGGCGACGGCTCGCAGACCTGCTGGCCCTGGTCCGCCCCGGACAGTGGGTGAAGAACCTGGCCGTCGTGCCCCTCGCACTGCTCGACCCCCGCCACTGGACGCTCGGTAGTGCCGGCCGGATTCTCTGGGCGCTCGCCGTCTTCACCCTCGCCTCCGCGATCGTCTACGTGGTCAATGACCTCGCCGACCGCGACCGCGACCGTCTGCACCCCACCAAACGGCACCGTCCGCTCGCGGCCGGCCGGATCGGTACCCGCGGAGCGCTCGCCCTGGCCGCCGTACTGGCCGGCGCTCTGGCCGCAGCCGTGTTGGTGCGCCCCTTCGCCGAATGGTGGCCGGTCGCCGTCTACCTGCTGATCAGCCTCGGCTACAGCCAGGGGCTCAAACACGTGCCCCTGCTGGACGCGTTCATCGTGGCCACCGGTTTCGTCCTACGTCTCGCCCAGGGCTGCGTCGCCCTCGGCAGGCCGGTGCCCGACTGGCTTGCCATCTGCGTCTTCTCGTTCTGCCTCCTGCTCTCGTTGGGCAAGCGGCGGCACGAACTCACCGCAGCCGGGCTGGGCCACCGCCCCGCGCTGCGCGGCTACACGGTCGCCTTCGTCGACCACCTGATCGTCCTGATCGCCGGGCTGACCGCCATCTCCTATCTGCTCTTCCTCCGCGAGGACCCGGTATTCGCCGGGGCATCCCACACCACGGCCCTGCTCTCCGCCCTCTGCGCGATCTTCGGTCTGGCCCGCTACCTCCAGGTCCTGCTGGTCGAGCAGGGCGGCGGCAACCCCGTCCGCATCCTGCTGCGCGATCGAGCCACCCTGCTCAACTCCGCGCTGTGGGCCGCACTCATCGGCACCGCGCTGCTCCTGGAGGCATCCCCGGCCTGA